The window TGCCGCTGCGGGGTCGGCCGGTGTGTACCCGAAAGCCAGGCGTCCGAAGCCGCGTGGATCCGCGCCCCGTGGCTCGCCAGACCGACCCGCTGCCGGGACACCGCTCGGCCCGTACGGTCGAGTGACGTTCGTCTCAGTGTTGCCGGCAGATTGCCGAGATCGGGTTGTTTCCATGGCCGATCCGGCGTACGTGGGAAGCCAGGGGCAGACTGTCAGGCATGGCGAGCGACTCGACAACCTACCCGGGGACACCGGCCGGATCCGGGCCCCTGACCACCGTGACCGCGGCGGAAGTGCCGAGCACGGGCGCGCAGGACGAGGTCGTCGAACTGTGTAGGGACCTGTTGCGGATCGACTCGACCAACCGTGGCAACGGCGACGGGTTCGAGCGCACGATCGCCGAGTTCGTCGCCGCCAAGCTCGCCGAGGTCGGCCTCGAACCGACGCTGCTGGAGTCGGAGCCTGGCCGCACCAGCGTCATCACCCGGGTCGAGGGTGCCGACCCGAGCCGCCCGCCGCTGCTGATCCACGGCCATCTGGACGTGGTCGCGGCCGACCCGACCGAGTGGACCCATCACCCGTTCGGCGGCGAGGAGGCCGACGGCTGCCTGTGGGGCCGCGGCGCGATCGACATGAAGGACATGGACGCGATGACGCTCGCCGTCGTCCGCGACCTGATGAGGACCGGCCGGAAGCCGCCGCGCGACCTGGTCGTCGCGTTCGTCGCCGACGAGGAGGCCGGTGGGCCGCTCGGCGCGAGCTGGCTGGTGAACAACCACCCCGGCCTGTTCGCCGACTGCACGGAGGCGATCAGCGAGGTCGGCGGCTTCTCCTACACGATCAACGACGACCTGCGGCTCTACCTCATCCAGACCGCCGAGAAGGGCATGGCCTGGATGAAGCTGACCGCGCGCGGCCGCGCCGGCCACGGCTCCATGCTCGCCTCGGACAACGCGGTGACGGCGCTCGCGGAGGCGGTCACCCGGGTCGGCCGGCACCGGTTCCCGATCGTGCTGACGCCGACCGTGCACCAGTTCCTCGACGAGGTCGGCGAAGCACTGGGCATCGAGATCGACACCGACGACCTGGAGACGACCGTCGCGAAACTCGGCGCGCTCGCGCGGATGATCGGCGCCACCATCAGCAACACCGCCAACCCCACCCAGCTGAACGCCGGCTTCAAGGTGAACGTGATCCCCGGCGAGGCGACGGCCGGCATCGACGGCCGGTTCCTGCCGGGCCACGAGGAGGAGTTCATCGAGCAGATCGACGAGCTGATCGGGCTGGACATCCGCCGCGAATGGGTGGTGCTCGACCGGGCCGTCGAGACGCCGTTCGAGGGGCCGATGGTCGACGCGATGGCCGCCGCGCTGCGCGCCGAGGACCCCGGCGCCCGCGCCGTGCCCTACATGCTCTCCGGCGGCACCGACGCCAAGTCGTTCTCCCGCCTCGGCATCCGCTGCTTCGGCTTCTCCCCGCTGCGTCTCCCGCCCGACCTGGACTTCTCCGGCATGTTCCACGGCGTCGACGAGCGCGTTCCCACCGACGCCCTCCGGTTCGGCGTCCGCGTCCTGGACCGCTTCCTCGCCGCCAGCTGACCCCGTCCGCGCGGGGCCTTCCTTGTGGCCTGGCCGTGGCATGCGAGAGTCCGGCTGAGCGGCATGCGGACCTGGTGCCTGGGGCATCCTTTGCGTAGCCGCCGCGTGTTTGAGCCTGAATCGCGCGGCCTCGCGTGGCCGGTGGCCGCACGGTAGAGCAGGGGGGCGAGGGCTGGGGTGGCGGCGCGACGGCCGGGGCCGATCGGGTGGCTGTTCATCGGGGCGGTGCTGTTGGGACTGGTCGCGGTCGTCAGCAGGCCGGACGGGGGCGGCGACGGCGGAGGCCGGAAGGTGGCGCTGTGGGGGGACTCGCTGGCCTGGGAGGCCCAGGGGTCGTTCAAGGCGGCGGTGACCGCGGCCGGCGGCACGTCCCTGCTGGTCCACACGTACGGCGGCACGGCTCCCTGCGACTGGCTCGACGACATGCGCAAGCAGTCGCGCAAGTGGCACCCGACCGTGGCGGTACTGTCCTTCTCGGGTAACACCGGGTCGCGGTGCATGAAGAACCGCGACCTCGTCGAGGCCTACCGGGAGGACGTCACCAAGGCGGTCGCGCGGCTGACCCGGGGTGGCTCCCACGTCCTGCTGGTCGAGGCCCCGCCGCGGCTCGACCAGCAGGTCAGCGACGGCGGGTTCACCCCGCTCGACCAGGTCTGGCGCGACATCGCCCACGACCTGCCGGACACGAGCGTCGTGCCCGCGGGCAGCGAGGTGACCCTGCCGGACGGGCGGTTCACCTGGACGCTGCCGTGCCGCCCGGGCGAACAGTGCGGGCCCGACGGAATGGTGACGGTGCGCAGCCCCGACGGGGTGCACTTCTGCCCGCGCCAGATGGCGCCGGTGACACCCTGCCCGCTCCCGTCGGCCGGCGCGGATCGTTACGGGCGGGCGATGGCGGCGGCGGCCGTCGCCGCCATCGGCCCGGCTCCGTCGCCGTCGGGCACGCCGCCAGCCTCCGCCCACCGGTCCACGCTGGGCGTGCCGTCGAGGCCGGTCAGGGTGACGCGCCTGCGCCCGGCCCCGCGGCGTGCGGGCACGCGGCGCGGGCACCGGTCAGCGCGGGCGACCGCCGACGGATAGCCGCCGACGGATAGCTGTGCCGCGAGCACCATGCCGACGCGGGTGGGTCCGAGCAGGCTCATGGACGGGCACGCTCGCCGTACCGGTGGTCCGCGTCCGACCAGGAAGCGACGGCCTGCCCAGGCCCCACCGAGACCTTTCCGCCGACCGCCTCATCGAACAGGAGAACGATGGCCACCGTACGTGTACTTGCCATCCCGGCCGTGGGCGCGAACGTCGAGCCTGCCACCGTCGAGCGCCGCGACCCGCGCCCGGACGACGTCGTCATCGACATCAGGTACGCGGGGATCTGCCACAGCGACATCCACCAGGCCAACGAGGACTGGGGCCCGGTGATCTTCCCGATGGTGCCCGGCCACGAGATCACCGGCGTCGTCGCGGCAGTCGGCGACGAGGTCACGGCGTTCGCGGTCGGTGACCGGGTGGGTGTCGGCTGTTTCGTCGACTCCTGCGGGACCTGTGAGCCGTGCGTGGCGGGCCTGGAGCAGTACTGCGTCGCCCATCCGGTGGCGACGTACAACGGCAGGGAGCGCGACGGCACGCCCACCTATGGCGGCTACAGCGAGCGGATCGTCGTGCGTGAGTCGTTCGTGCTGCGCATTCCGGACGCGCTGGCGCTGGACGCCGCCGCGCCGCTGCTGTGCGCGGGGATCACGACCTACTCGCCGCTGCGGCACTGGAAGGTCGGACCCGGCTCTCGGGTGGCCGTCGTCGGCCTGGGCGGGCTCGGGCACATGGGCGTGCAGCTCGCGCACGCGCTGGGCGCCGACGTCACCGTGCTGAGCCAGACGCTGGCCAAGGAGAAGGACGGCCTGCGCCTGGGCGCCGACCGCTACCGGGCGACCGGCGACCCGGCGACGTTCGACGAGCTGCGGGGAAGCCTCGACTTCATCCTGAACACGGTGTCGGCCAGCCTCGACCTGGACGCGTACCTGTCGCTGCTGCGCCTGGACGGGACGATGTGCAACGTCGGCGGCCCGGATGAGCCGCAGAACCACTTCGCCTACTCGCTGATCCAGACGCGGCGCAACCTCGCCGGCTCGAACGTCGGCGGCATCCGCGAGACCCAGGAGATGCTCGACTTCTGCGCCGAGCACGGCATCGCCGCCGAGATCGAGCTGATCGGCGCCGGCGACGTCAACATCGCCTACGAGCGGGTCCTGGCCAGCGACGTCCGCTACCGCTTCGTCATCGACATCGCCACGCTCACCTGAGTCGCCCGCCCGTCGGGCGCGCCTCCGCGGCCGACGGGCGAGCCATGGTGTCATCTCCCGAGCAGGCGGCGCAGCCAGAGCAGCCGGGCGTCCTTGGCCTCGCGGGCGAGGGCCGTCTGGGGGGCGAGCATGTCGAAGCCGTGGAAGCCGCCGGGCCAGACGTGCAGCTCGGCCTGCCCACCGGCCCGCCAGATGCCGCTCGCATAGGCGACGTCCTCGTCGCGGAAGGTCTCGGCCGAGCCGACGTCGACGTAGGCCGGCGGCAGCCCGGACAGGTCCGCCGCCCGGGCCGGCGCGGCATAGGGGGAGACGCCGGGCCCGCCGCGTGCGGAGCCGAGAAGCGCGCCCCACCCGGTCTCGTTGGCGGAGCGGTCCCAGACGCCGCGGCCGGTCATCTGGAACGCGGACGGGGTGTCGTTGCGGTCGTCGAGCATCGGGGACATGAGCACCTGGCCGGCGAGCGCGGGGCCGCCCCGGTCGCGGGCGAGCAGCGCCAGCGCGGCGGACAACCCGCCGCCGGCGGACAGGCCGGCGAGGACGAGGCGGTCGGGGTCGCCGCCGATCTCGCCGGCGTGGTCGGCGGTCCAGCGCAGGCCCGCGTAGCAGTCCTCGACCGGCGCCGGGTGCGGGTGCTCGGGCGCGAGCCGGTACTCGACCGAGACGGCCACCAGGCCCAACTGCTGGGCCCAGTCCAGGATGTTCGCCAGTCCCGTCCGGAAGTCCCCGACGATCATCCCGCCGCCGTGGGAGTGGTAGATCACGGGCTGGGCGGCCTCCGGGTCGGCGCCGGCCGCCTCGATGGTCGCCGGCGTCGGGCGGCAGACGAGCAACGCCACGTCCGGCGCCCCGGACGGGCCGGGCACGGACACCTCGCTGACCTCGAACGCCCCGTCCCTGGCCAGGTCCTCGTTCGTCAGGCCAGGGCCGACCCCGCCGTTGCCCCGTAGCCGCGGGATCATGTCCGGGGTGATCGCCGCGGGTAAGAACTCGGCGATCGACTCCACGATGGCGGCCATCTCCGCGTCGAACGGCGGCGGCGGGCCGACTGGCGCGGGCTCCGCGCCAGGCGCGGGGACGGGCGGCGTTGCGGTCGTCATGGCTGCTCCTCGGCTCCTCTGCTGCTCGCCGACACGGGTCGCGGCTGGTCTAGCAGCATCCATCCGCCGGCGCCGGGGCGCGACAAAACCAGGCAAGTGCCTTCGGCTGGGTCCGGACTGGCCCGCGGCTGTCTGTTCGGTCTGGGCGAACAGGCGGGGCGGGTCGACGAGGAACAATGGCGGGCTCCAGTGCCTTGAGTCGGTCAGTGTCAAGTTCCTTGGTCTTGGCGATGACTGGTCTGTTGACCGTGAGGGATGTGCTTCGTGACCCAGACTCGTGTGCTGCCTGTTCTGCCGCTCGACGACGCGGTCGTGCTGCCCGGCATGGTCGTTCCGCTCGCGCTCTCCGACGTCGAGACACGCGCCGCGGTGGACGCGGCCAGGGCGTCCGCCCAGTCGCGCTCTCCCGACAACGCCGGCTCCGCCGCCTCCGTGGGCTCCACCGCCTCGGCTGACGGCCGCAAGGCGCAGGTCCTGCTGACCCCGCGGCTGGACGGCAGGTACGCGCCGGTGGCCGCGCTCGGCGTCATCGAGCAGGTCGGCCGGCTTCCCGGTGGCGAGCCCGCCGTGGTCGTCCGCGCGGTGGCCCGCGCCCGGATCGGCACCGGCAGCACCGGTCCCGGCGCCGCGCTGTGGGTCGAGGCGACCGTTCTCGACGACGTCACGCCGGTGAACGGCAAGATCACCGACCTTGCCCGCGAGTACAAGGCGCTCGTCACCACCCTGCTGCAGCAGCGCGGCGCGTGGCAGGTCGTCGACTCGGTGACCTCGATCGAGGACCCGTCGGCGCTCGCCGACACCGCCGGCTACGCCCCGTACCTCACCGCGGCGCAGAAGCTGGAGCTGCTGGAGGCCGCCGACGTCGCCGCCCGGCTGGAGAAGGTCCTGGGCTGGACCAGGGAGCACCTGGCCGAGCTCGACGTCGCCGAGACCATCCGCAAGGACGTCCAGGAGGGCATGGACCGCCAGCAGCGCGAGTTCCTGCTGCGCCGCCAGCTGGAGGCCGTCCGCAAGGAGCTGCGCGAGCTGTCCGGCAAGGGCGGTGAAGGCGCCGCCGACGGCGACGAGCAGGACGACTACCGGGCCCGCGTCGAGGCGGCCGATCTGCCGGAGAAGGTCCGTGAGGCGGCCCTCAAGGAGGTCGACAAGCTGGAGCGGACCTCCGACCAGTCACCCGAGGGCGGCTGGATCCGGACCTGGCTGGACACCGTGCTCGACATCCCGTGGAACGAGCGCACCGAGGACTCCTTCGACATCGCCGGCGCCCGCGCGGTACTGGACGCCGACCACGCCGGCCTTGACGACGTCAAGGACCGGATCGTGGAGTACCTGGCCGTGCGCCGCCGGCGCGCGGACGCGGGGCTCGGGGTCGTCGGCGGGCGGCGCAGCGGCGCGGTGCTGGCACTGGCCGGCCCGCCAGGCGTCGGCAAGACCTCGCTCGGCGAGTCGGTCGCCCGCGCGATGGGGCGCAAGTTCGTCCGGGTCGCGCTCGGCGGCGTCCGCGACGAGGCCGAGATCCGCGGCCACCGGCGCACCTACGTCGGCGCGCTGCCCGGCCGGATCGTCCGGGCGATCCGCGAGGCCGGCACGATGAACCCGGTCGTGCTGCTCGACGAGGTCGACAAGCTGGGCGCCGACTACCGGGGCGACCCGACGGCCGCCCTGCTGGAGGTGCTCGACCCGGCGCAGAACCACACGTTCCGCGACCACTACCTCGAGGTCGAGCTGGACCTGTCCGACGTGCTGTTCCTCGCGACCGCCAACGTCGTCGAGGCGATTCCCGAGCCGCTGCTGGACCGCATGGAGCTGGTCCGGCTCGACGGGTACACCGAGGACGAGAAGGTCGTCATAGCCCGCGACCACCTGCTGCCGCGCCAGCTCGAGCGGGCCGGCTTCGCCGCCGCGGACGTGACGATCGACGACGGGGCGCTGCGGCTGCTCGCGGGGGAGTACACCCGCGAGGCGGGCGTGCGTGACCTGGAGCGCTCCATCGCCCGGGTGCTGCGCAAGATCGCCGCGAAGGTCGCGCTGGAGACGGCGCGCTCCGCCAGCCCCAGCCCCAGCGTCGGCGCCACCGTCGGCGCTGACGCCGCCGATGGTGGCGAGCCCGCGACGACGGACGTGCCGTCCGGGGGCGCGGCGGCGACGCCGGTGACGGTCGGTGCCGGCGACCTGGTCGACTACCTCGGCAGGCCGCGGCACACGCCCGAGTCGGCCGAGCGCACCGCGCTGCCCGGGGTGGCGACCGGGCTCGCGGTCACCGGCGC of the Pseudofrankia saprophytica genome contains:
- the lon gene encoding endopeptidase La gives rise to the protein MTQTRVLPVLPLDDAVVLPGMVVPLALSDVETRAAVDAARASAQSRSPDNAGSAASVGSTASADGRKAQVLLTPRLDGRYAPVAALGVIEQVGRLPGGEPAVVVRAVARARIGTGSTGPGAALWVEATVLDDVTPVNGKITDLAREYKALVTTLLQQRGAWQVVDSVTSIEDPSALADTAGYAPYLTAAQKLELLEAADVAARLEKVLGWTREHLAELDVAETIRKDVQEGMDRQQREFLLRRQLEAVRKELRELSGKGGEGAADGDEQDDYRARVEAADLPEKVREAALKEVDKLERTSDQSPEGGWIRTWLDTVLDIPWNERTEDSFDIAGARAVLDADHAGLDDVKDRIVEYLAVRRRRADAGLGVVGGRRSGAVLALAGPPGVGKTSLGESVARAMGRKFVRVALGGVRDEAEIRGHRRTYVGALPGRIVRAIREAGTMNPVVLLDEVDKLGADYRGDPTAALLEVLDPAQNHTFRDHYLEVELDLSDVLFLATANVVEAIPEPLLDRMELVRLDGYTEDEKVVIARDHLLPRQLERAGFAAADVTIDDGALRLLAGEYTREAGVRDLERSIARVLRKIAAKVALETARSASPSPSVGATVGADAADGGEPATTDVPSGGAAATPVTVGAGDLVDYLGRPRHTPESAERTALPGVATGLAVTGAGGDVLFIEASLADKETGATGLTLTGQLGDVMKESAQIALSYLRSRGAELELPVGDLAERGIHVHVPAGAVPKDGPSAGVTMTTALASLLSGRPVRAEVAMTGEVSLTGRVLPIGGVKQKLLAAHRAGLTTVLLPSRNGPDLDDVPAAVRDALTVHLVSDVREVLDLALEPAAAFERGRGAMAAA
- a CDS encoding alpha/beta hydrolase; its protein translation is MTTATPPVPAPGAEPAPVGPPPPFDAEMAAIVESIAEFLPAAITPDMIPRLRGNGGVGPGLTNEDLARDGAFEVSEVSVPGPSGAPDVALLVCRPTPATIEAAGADPEAAQPVIYHSHGGGMIVGDFRTGLANILDWAQQLGLVAVSVEYRLAPEHPHPAPVEDCYAGLRWTADHAGEIGGDPDRLVLAGLSAGGGLSAALALLARDRGGPALAGQVLMSPMLDDRNDTPSAFQMTGRGVWDRSANETGWGALLGSARGGPGVSPYAAPARAADLSGLPPAYVDVGSAETFRDEDVAYASGIWRAGGQAELHVWPGGFHGFDMLAPQTALAREAKDARLLWLRRLLGR
- a CDS encoding SGNH hydrolase domain-containing protein, with translation MLLGLVAVVSRPDGGGDGGGRKVALWGDSLAWEAQGSFKAAVTAAGGTSLLVHTYGGTAPCDWLDDMRKQSRKWHPTVAVLSFSGNTGSRCMKNRDLVEAYREDVTKAVARLTRGGSHVLLVEAPPRLDQQVSDGGFTPLDQVWRDIAHDLPDTSVVPAGSEVTLPDGRFTWTLPCRPGEQCGPDGMVTVRSPDGVHFCPRQMAPVTPCPLPSAGADRYGRAMAAAAVAAIGPAPSPSGTPPASAHRSTLGVPSRPVRVTRLRPAPRRAGTRRGHRSARATADG
- a CDS encoding M20/M25/M40 family metallo-hydrolase, translating into MASDSTTYPGTPAGSGPLTTVTAAEVPSTGAQDEVVELCRDLLRIDSTNRGNGDGFERTIAEFVAAKLAEVGLEPTLLESEPGRTSVITRVEGADPSRPPLLIHGHLDVVAADPTEWTHHPFGGEEADGCLWGRGAIDMKDMDAMTLAVVRDLMRTGRKPPRDLVVAFVADEEAGGPLGASWLVNNHPGLFADCTEAISEVGGFSYTINDDLRLYLIQTAEKGMAWMKLTARGRAGHGSMLASDNAVTALAEAVTRVGRHRFPIVLTPTVHQFLDEVGEALGIEIDTDDLETTVAKLGALARMIGATISNTANPTQLNAGFKVNVIPGEATAGIDGRFLPGHEEEFIEQIDELIGLDIRREWVVLDRAVETPFEGPMVDAMAAALRAEDPGARAVPYMLSGGTDAKSFSRLGIRCFGFSPLRLPPDLDFSGMFHGVDERVPTDALRFGVRVLDRFLAAS
- a CDS encoding NAD(P)-dependent alcohol dehydrogenase — protein: MATVRVLAIPAVGANVEPATVERRDPRPDDVVIDIRYAGICHSDIHQANEDWGPVIFPMVPGHEITGVVAAVGDEVTAFAVGDRVGVGCFVDSCGTCEPCVAGLEQYCVAHPVATYNGRERDGTPTYGGYSERIVVRESFVLRIPDALALDAAAPLLCAGITTYSPLRHWKVGPGSRVAVVGLGGLGHMGVQLAHALGADVTVLSQTLAKEKDGLRLGADRYRATGDPATFDELRGSLDFILNTVSASLDLDAYLSLLRLDGTMCNVGGPDEPQNHFAYSLIQTRRNLAGSNVGGIRETQEMLDFCAEHGIAAEIELIGAGDVNIAYERVLASDVRYRFVIDIATLT